GCAACATATTTTTGGTGTAGAAGACATGCCAGCTGCAAGAGCGAAATTGGAGCATTATAACCTTCGTGGAGTTGCCGAAAAAATTCAAATGCCTACTTATATTATCCATGGTGAAGATGATCGCCAAAATACAGTGGATAATGCCTATAACGTATACAATGATTTAACTTGCCCAAGATGGTTAAAAATTATTCCGAAAAGCAGTCCAGGTTCATCTCATTGCCAGGTGGATAATATTACAGAAACGTACGAAATGTATGATTGGCTCAAAGAACAGTTAACAAGCTAACTCAGGGGGCTTAAGTAAATGAAGTTTGTGACATTTTATGACCCGAATGGAAACATGCGCGCAGGTTATCTAGAAAATAATATAGTTATTGATTTAAATCTTGCATCTGATTGGAACTTACCTAATTCAATATTAGAATTAATTAAACACCAACAAAAATATCTTCCTATTGTACAAACGCTTGTTAGTGATAAAGATGTTCCATCCTATAAATTAGAAGAGATACGTCTTGCTCCACCATTACCAAATCCAACGAGCTTCCGTGACTTTGTTGCCTTCGAAACTCATGTCAAAAACGCAACAAAGCGAAATGGAGACACGGTGGCGCCTGAATGGTATGAAATGCCGATTTTTTATTTTTCAAATCCGCATTCGATGAAAGGGCATGGTGAAGATGTTAAACGTCCTGCTAAATGTGTAAGACTTGATTATGAGCTTGAGCTTGCATGTGTAATAGGAAAAGAAGGAAGTAACATTAAAGCTAGCGAGGCTGAAGATTATATTTTTGGCTATACCATCCTAAATGATTGGTCTGCACGAGATCTTCAAATGAAAGAAATGAAGGTGCTTTTAGGACCTGCAAAAGGAAAGGATTTCGCAACGTCTATTGGACCTTATATTTTAACAAAAGATGAACTAGATTCGTATAAAGTCGGGAATGTCTTTGACCTGGAAATGACGGCATCAGTAAATGGTGAGGTTCTCTCGAAGGGGAATTTTAAAGATATATTCTATAGTTTTGGAGACATGATTGAACGAGCATCAGAGGAAGTAACCTTGTATCCAGGCGATATCATTGGGTCAGGAACGGTCGGGTTTGGTTGCCTAATGGAGCTTGGTACAGATGTTCATCCATGGTTAGAGCCGGGAGATGAAGTGGAACTAAAGATAACTGGACTCGGTTCTCTAAAAAATAAGATTATCTAAGAAGGGACAGAGACTAGAGATGAAAATTGTCGACCTT
This Metabacillus endolithicus DNA region includes the following protein-coding sequences:
- a CDS encoding fumarylacetoacetate hydrolase family protein, which gives rise to MKFVTFYDPNGNMRAGYLENNIVIDLNLASDWNLPNSILELIKHQQKYLPIVQTLVSDKDVPSYKLEEIRLAPPLPNPTSFRDFVAFETHVKNATKRNGDTVAPEWYEMPIFYFSNPHSMKGHGEDVKRPAKCVRLDYELELACVIGKEGSNIKASEAEDYIFGYTILNDWSARDLQMKEMKVLLGPAKGKDFATSIGPYILTKDELDSYKVGNVFDLEMTASVNGEVLSKGNFKDIFYSFGDMIERASEEVTLYPGDIIGSGTVGFGCLMELGTDVHPWLEPGDEVELKITGLGSLKNKII